A region of Sphingobium baderi DNA encodes the following proteins:
- a CDS encoding LL-diaminopimelate aminotransferase, translating to MSEEFYRMKRLPPYVIAEVNAMRAAARAAGEDIIDLGMGNPDLPPPDHVIAKLCEVAQKPSAHGYSQSMGIPGLRKAQANYYGRRFGVDLDPESEVVVTMGSKEGLASLATAITAPGDVVLAPNPSYPIHMFGFIIAGATIRSVPTTPDEHYWKSLERAMAFTVPRPSILVVGYPSNPTAETVDLAFYERLVAWAKENKVWVLSDLAYSELYYDGNPTPSILQVPGAKDVAVEFTSLSKTYSMAGWRIGFAVGNRQLITALKRVKSYLDYGAFTPIQAAACAALNGPQDIVQKNRELYHKRRDVMVEAFGRAGWDIPAPKASMFAWAPLPPALKDMGSLEFSKQLLTHAKVAVAPGVGYGEDGEGYVRIAMVENEQRLRQAARNIKQYLKSMGVNTPAKGAA from the coding sequence ATGTCCGAAGAATTCTATCGCATGAAGCGCCTGCCCCCCTATGTCATCGCCGAAGTCAACGCGATGCGGGCCGCGGCGCGCGCGGCAGGAGAGGACATTATCGACCTTGGCATGGGCAATCCCGACCTGCCGCCACCCGACCATGTCATCGCCAAGCTGTGCGAAGTGGCTCAGAAGCCGAGCGCGCACGGCTATTCGCAGTCCATGGGGATTCCCGGCCTCCGCAAGGCGCAGGCGAATTATTATGGCCGCCGCTTCGGGGTCGACCTCGACCCGGAGAGCGAAGTCGTCGTGACCATGGGGTCGAAGGAGGGCCTCGCCAGCCTCGCCACCGCGATCACCGCGCCGGGCGACGTCGTGCTGGCGCCCAATCCAAGCTATCCGATCCACATGTTCGGCTTCATCATCGCGGGAGCGACGATTCGCTCCGTGCCAACAACGCCGGACGAGCATTATTGGAAATCGCTGGAACGAGCGATGGCCTTCACCGTGCCGCGCCCGTCGATTCTCGTCGTGGGCTATCCCAGCAATCCGACGGCGGAGACGGTGGACCTCGCCTTTTATGAGCGGCTGGTCGCCTGGGCGAAGGAGAACAAGGTCTGGGTGCTGAGCGACCTTGCCTATTCCGAACTCTATTATGACGGAAACCCCACGCCCTCCATCCTTCAGGTGCCCGGCGCCAAGGATGTGGCGGTGGAGTTCACGTCGCTTTCCAAGACCTATAGCATGGCTGGCTGGCGCATCGGCTTCGCGGTCGGCAACCGGCAGTTGATCACGGCGTTGAAGCGCGTCAAAAGCTATCTCGACTATGGCGCGTTCACGCCGATCCAGGCGGCCGCCTGCGCGGCATTGAACGGACCGCAGGACATCGTGCAGAAGAATCGCGAACTGTATCACAAGCGCCGCGACGTGATGGTGGAAGCCTTCGGCCGCGCCGGGTGGGACATTCCCGCGCCCAAGGCGTCGATGTTCGCCTGGGCGCCCCTGCCCCCCGCGCTCAAGGACATGGGGAGCCTGGAATTTTCCAAGCAGCTCCTGACCCATGCCAAGGTCGCGGTCGCGCCGGGCGTCGGCTATGGCGAGGACGGCGAAGGCTATGTCCGCATCGCCATGGTGGAAAATGAACAGCGGCTGCGGCAGGCGGCACGCAACATCAAGCAATATCTCAAGTCCATGGGCGTGAATACACCCGCCAAGGGCGCGGCCTGA
- a CDS encoding DUF2721 domain-containing protein gives MIPLPQVSQVAQTIQLALAPVFLLAGIGAFLNVCVGRLARIIDRARMVEKLVLSTRGQEHDRMVSEIRVLDRRMSVVNIAIFLSVASACAICLVVILLFAAELFDAHLGRIIAILFSLAMVLLAAAFATFIQEIRLASRTIHIRNEVLYHKAEDEEAAEGQ, from the coding sequence ATGATCCCCCTGCCGCAGGTTTCGCAGGTCGCGCAGACGATCCAGCTCGCGCTGGCGCCGGTGTTCCTGCTGGCGGGCATCGGCGCGTTCCTGAACGTGTGCGTGGGACGGCTGGCGCGCATCATCGACCGGGCGCGGATGGTGGAAAAGCTGGTGCTGTCCACGCGCGGCCAGGAACATGACCGGATGGTGAGCGAAATCCGGGTGCTCGACCGGCGGATGAGCGTCGTCAACATCGCGATTTTCCTATCGGTCGCCAGTGCCTGCGCCATCTGCCTGGTCGTCATCCTGCTGTTCGCGGCGGAACTGTTCGACGCGCATCTGGGCAGGATCATCGCGATCCTGTTCAGCCTGGCGATGGTCTTGCTGGCGGCTGCCTTCGCCACTTTCATCCAGGAAATCCGGCTGGCGTCGCGCACCATCCATATTCGCAACGAAGTGCTTTATCACAAGGCCGAAGATGAAGAGGCGGCGGAGGGACAATGA
- a CDS encoding phasin family protein, producing the protein MAVTPRTRRAAPRAKKSGDKTLSAADVLKAAETAIGEKPRSATPKAAAPTTVAANPAAAKPAPSRKPVTRPATPASDAAPAVVAAAVMAVDAAPEPNSEGAETFGKLRDASSTAGVKKTPKLLPVTEGNATMNEIIENGKKFAEDAKAKIETAYADFNEKAKAGVEKSTKAMEEISDLAKGNVEALVESGKIAAKGVETLGQEAVDYSRKSFEKATASFKSFSTVKTPTEFFQLQSQLFATSFDDFAKEAAKGSETLLKLAGDVAQPLAARVSIVTDKVKTLAR; encoded by the coding sequence ATGGCCGTTACCCCAAGGACAAGGCGTGCCGCGCCGCGCGCCAAGAAAAGCGGCGACAAGACCCTTTCCGCCGCGGACGTGCTGAAAGCGGCGGAAACCGCGATCGGCGAAAAACCCCGGAGCGCCACGCCCAAGGCTGCCGCTCCCACGACTGTGGCGGCAAATCCCGCCGCCGCAAAGCCTGCCCCGTCGCGGAAGCCCGTGACCAGGCCGGCAACTCCGGCGTCTGACGCCGCTCCGGCCGTTGTGGCCGCTGCCGTCATGGCAGTGGACGCCGCGCCCGAACCGAACAGCGAAGGGGCCGAAACCTTTGGCAAGCTAAGGGATGCGTCTTCGACTGCCGGTGTGAAAAAAACGCCTAAGCTGCTGCCTGTTACGGAAGGAAATGCGACGATGAACGAGATTATCGAAAACGGAAAGAAGTTCGCCGAAGACGCCAAGGCGAAGATCGAAACCGCCTATGCCGATTTCAACGAGAAGGCGAAGGCCGGCGTTGAAAAGTCGACCAAGGCGATGGAAGAGATCAGCGACCTTGCCAAGGGCAATGTCGAAGCGCTGGTCGAATCGGGCAAGATCGCGGCCAAGGGTGTCGAAACCCTGGGCCAGGAAGCCGTCGACTACAGCCGCAAGAGCTTTGAAAAGGCGACTGCCTCTTTCAAGAGCTTCTCGACCGTGAAAACCCCGACCGAGTTCTTCCAGCTCCAGAGCCAGCTTTTCGCGACCAGCTTCGACGACTTCGCCAAGGAAGCCGCCAAGGGCAGCGAAACCCTGCTGAAGCTGGCAGGCGACGTGGCCCAGCCGCTCGCGGCGCGCGTATCGATCGTCACCGACAAGGTGAAGACGCTGGCCCGCTAA
- a CDS encoding HpcH/HpaI aldolase/citrate lyase family protein gives MLLRHARSLLFLPASNARAIAKVRTLPCDLVILDLEDAVPGDRKAEARAGALEALAEGFGNRLTALRINVEGTPWHGMEMIAAKQSGVDYVVLPKVENSKQVKDVFSVTQKPVIAMIESAKGVLAASQIAAGEGTAALFMGTNDLRQDIGIPASANREGLALALQSVILAARAAGIAVFDGVFNRLDDEAGFEAECVAGHTLGFDGKTLIHPSQVPVANQVFGPDAQAVADARRLIEAATGGAERFEGRMIESMHVAEAKALVARAEAVGL, from the coding sequence ATGTTGCTTCGCCACGCCCGCTCGCTGCTGTTTCTGCCTGCGTCCAATGCTCGCGCCATTGCCAAGGTCCGCACCTTGCCCTGCGATCTCGTGATCCTGGACCTGGAGGACGCAGTGCCCGGCGACAGAAAGGCAGAGGCGCGCGCCGGCGCTCTGGAAGCCTTGGCGGAGGGGTTCGGAAATCGGCTGACGGCGCTGCGGATCAATGTCGAGGGCACGCCCTGGCACGGCATGGAAATGATCGCCGCCAAGCAGTCCGGCGTCGACTATGTCGTGCTGCCCAAGGTGGAAAATTCCAAACAGGTGAAGGACGTATTCAGCGTCACGCAAAAGCCGGTCATCGCCATGATCGAAAGCGCCAAGGGCGTACTGGCCGCGTCCCAAATCGCGGCGGGGGAAGGCACGGCAGCACTGTTCATGGGCACCAACGACCTGCGGCAAGACATCGGCATCCCCGCATCGGCGAACCGCGAGGGGCTCGCGCTGGCCCTGCAATCCGTAATTCTCGCTGCCCGCGCGGCCGGGATCGCCGTGTTCGATGGCGTGTTCAACCGACTGGACGACGAAGCGGGGTTCGAGGCGGAATGCGTCGCGGGTCATACCCTGGGGTTCGACGGCAAGACGCTGATCCATCCCAGCCAGGTGCCAGTCGCCAATCAGGTGTTCGGCCCGGACGCACAGGCCGTCGCAGACGCCCGCCGCCTGATCGAAGCGGCGACCGGCGGCGCCGAACGCTTCGAAGGGCGCATGATCGAATCCATGCATGTGGCGGAGGCGAAGGCCTTGGTCGCCCGCGCCGAAGCGGTAGGGTTGTAG
- a CDS encoding aspartate kinase yields the protein MARIVMKFGGTSMAGMERIRNVAARVKHVVEQGNEVAVVVSAMAGETDRLVGFCKEASALYDPAEYDVVVASGEQVTSGLLAMTLKAMGVNARSWLGWQLPIRTNEAHSKARIGEIDTSDLLASMGSGTVAVIPGFQGMMEDGRISTLGRGGSDTSAVAVAAALKADRCDIYTDVDGVYTTDPRIVARARKLDLVTYEEMLELASVGAKVLQTRSVGLAMKEGVVVQVLSSFDDPTQEDLPGTLIVSEEELEAKLKENQMERQLITGIAHDKNEAKVTITRVPDRPGAVAHIFGPLAEAAINVDMIIQNVGRDKGETDVTFTVPGADLARALDVLESQKETIGFNRIIPDTKVTKISVVGVGMKSHAGVASTMFQSLADRGINILAISTSEIKVSVLIDEDETELAVRVLHTAYGLDAPVA from the coding sequence ATGGCGCGCATCGTGATGAAGTTCGGCGGCACCTCCATGGCGGGGATGGAGCGGATTCGCAATGTGGCCGCCCGCGTCAAGCATGTGGTCGAGCAGGGAAATGAAGTCGCGGTCGTCGTTTCCGCCATGGCGGGCGAGACTGACCGGCTGGTCGGCTTCTGCAAGGAAGCCTCGGCGCTTTACGATCCGGCAGAATATGACGTGGTCGTCGCCAGCGGCGAGCAGGTGACGAGCGGCCTGCTGGCCATGACGCTCAAAGCCATGGGCGTGAACGCGCGCAGTTGGCTCGGCTGGCAGCTTCCGATCCGCACGAACGAAGCGCATAGCAAGGCGCGGATCGGGGAAATCGACACCAGCGATCTCCTGGCGTCCATGGGTTCGGGCACGGTCGCGGTGATCCCCGGCTTTCAGGGCATGATGGAAGATGGCCGCATCTCCACGCTGGGCCGTGGCGGGTCCGACACCTCGGCGGTCGCGGTGGCCGCGGCGCTCAAGGCCGATCGCTGCGACATCTACACCGATGTGGACGGCGTCTACACCACCGACCCCCGCATCGTGGCGCGGGCGCGCAAGCTCGATCTCGTCACCTATGAGGAAATGCTGGAACTGGCGTCGGTCGGCGCCAAGGTGCTCCAGACCCGCTCAGTCGGCCTCGCCATGAAGGAAGGCGTGGTCGTGCAGGTGCTTTCCTCCTTCGATGATCCCACCCAGGAAGACCTCCCCGGCACGCTGATCGTCAGCGAGGAGGAACTGGAAGCCAAGCTCAAGGAAAACCAGATGGAACGTCAGCTCATCACCGGCATCGCCCATGACAAGAATGAGGCGAAGGTCACCATCACCCGCGTGCCCGATCGTCCCGGCGCGGTGGCCCATATCTTCGGCCCGCTGGCCGAAGCGGCGATCAATGTAGACATGATCATCCAGAATGTCGGCCGCGACAAGGGGGAGACGGATGTGACCTTCACCGTGCCGGGCGCTGACCTTGCGCGGGCGCTGGACGTACTGGAAAGCCAGAAGGAAACCATCGGTTTCAATCGCATCATTCCCGATACGAAGGTTACGAAGATCAGTGTCGTGGGCGTTGGCATGAAGAGCCACGCTGGTGTGGCTTCCACCATGTTCCAGTCGTTGGCAGATCGCGGCATCAACATCCTCGCCA
- a CDS encoding (2Fe-2S)-binding protein, producing the protein MTRFTVNDRPVQYRMDPATPLLWALRDASNLTGTKYGCGTGDCGACTVDIDGEAVRSCQVSIAQTEGRFVTTIEALSPDRGHPVQQAFAAENVSQCGYCIPGMVMAASVLLRRNSDPSDEEIDAAITNLCRCGIYPRLRGAIQRAGRIMRGEEQVAAAPPPGITPEEAARTVPALRKP; encoded by the coding sequence ATGACGCGCTTCACAGTGAATGACCGGCCGGTGCAATATCGCATGGACCCCGCCACGCCGCTGCTCTGGGCGCTGCGCGACGCGTCGAACCTGACAGGCACCAAATATGGATGCGGCACCGGCGATTGCGGGGCCTGCACGGTGGACATAGATGGGGAAGCCGTGCGGTCCTGCCAGGTCAGCATCGCCCAAACCGAAGGCCGATTCGTCACCACCATCGAAGCACTTTCGCCCGATCGGGGGCATCCGGTGCAACAGGCTTTCGCGGCGGAAAATGTATCGCAATGCGGATATTGCATTCCCGGCATGGTGATGGCGGCGTCCGTGCTGCTGCGGCGGAACAGCGATCCGAGCGACGAGGAGATCGACGCGGCGATCACCAACCTCTGCCGCTGCGGCATCTATCCCCGGCTGCGCGGCGCGATCCAGCGCGCGGGGCGGATCATGCGCGGCGAAGAACAGGTCGCCGCTGCGCCGCCGCCGGGCATCACGCCGGAAGAAGCCGCGCGCACCGTGCCTGCCCTGCGGAAACCTTGA
- a CDS encoding class I SAM-dependent methyltransferase, translating into MSAPIDETKLHAFVGKMLGDLGGAMSVPTVRLGARLGLFDALAQAPATAAELARRAGGLHERYVREWALAQAANGYVDYDPATEQFSLSPEQAMVFHDPDSPVYLIAAFEMVAAMIEAEPKVEECFRHGTGVRWGDHAGCLFCATGAFFRPGYLNNIVQTWIPALDGVEARLREGAKVADVGCGVGFSTLLMAQAYPQSRFTGYDFHEPSIEEARRHAQAHGLGDRVRFEVSTAKDVAGRDFDLVTMYDCLHDMGDPRGCAAHMRRILAPGGSWMIIEPVAGDRPEENLNPVGRLYYNASTMICVPTSLDQEVGEALGAQAGEARLSQIVREGGFENVRRAAEGPFNMVLEAR; encoded by the coding sequence ATGTCCGCACCGATCGACGAAACGAAACTTCACGCCTTTGTTGGAAAGATGCTGGGCGATCTGGGCGGCGCGATGAGCGTGCCGACGGTGCGGCTGGGTGCGCGGCTGGGGCTGTTCGATGCGCTGGCGCAGGCACCCGCCACCGCTGCTGAACTGGCGCGGCGAGCGGGCGGCCTGCATGAGCGCTATGTGCGAGAATGGGCGCTGGCGCAGGCGGCGAACGGCTATGTCGATTATGACCCGGCCACGGAACAGTTTAGCCTGTCGCCCGAACAGGCGATGGTGTTCCATGATCCCGATAGCCCCGTCTATCTGATCGCGGCGTTCGAGATGGTGGCCGCGATGATCGAGGCGGAGCCTAAGGTGGAGGAATGTTTCCGCCACGGAACCGGCGTGCGCTGGGGCGATCATGCGGGATGCCTGTTCTGCGCGACGGGCGCTTTCTTCCGGCCCGGTTACCTCAATAATATCGTCCAGACGTGGATTCCCGCGCTCGATGGCGTGGAAGCGAGGCTGCGGGAAGGCGCGAAGGTCGCTGATGTCGGGTGCGGCGTGGGCTTTTCGACGCTGCTGATGGCGCAGGCTTATCCACAAAGCCGCTTCACCGGCTATGATTTCCACGAACCGTCCATTGAGGAAGCGCGGCGTCATGCACAGGCGCATGGCTTGGGCGACCGGGTGCGTTTCGAGGTGTCGACCGCGAAGGATGTGGCTGGGCGGGATTTCGACCTTGTCACCATGTATGACTGTTTGCACGACATGGGCGACCCGCGCGGCTGCGCGGCTCATATGCGGCGGATATTGGCGCCGGGGGGAAGCTGGATGATCATCGAGCCGGTGGCCGGGGACCGGCCGGAGGAAAATCTCAATCCGGTCGGGCGCTTATATTATAATGCGTCCACGATGATCTGCGTGCCGACGTCGCTCGATCAGGAAGTGGGTGAAGCATTGGGCGCGCAGGCCGGGGAAGCCCGGTTGTCGCAGATCGTCCGCGAGGGCGGTTTCGAAAATGTCCGGCGCGCGGCGGAAGGGCCATTCAACATGGTGCTGGAGGCGCGGTAG
- the ubiG gene encoding bifunctional 2-polyprenyl-6-hydroxyphenol methylase/3-demethylubiquinol 3-O-methyltransferase UbiG: MASSPDTAINGTIDPKEAAHFGAMAAEWWDPNGSSAMLHKLNPVRLRYIREAIDRHWPGKDHSFQPLAGKRVLDVGCGAGLLAEPLARMGGAVTALDAAEENIAAAIAHAQPQGLSIDYRATPVEQLAEGGFDLVTSMEVIEHVADPAVFVEAVADKLAPDGLMILSTPNRTPLSRVAMITIGESVGGIPKGTHDWNRFLTPDELTALLEDVGLEVIDSSGLSFDPRKGFVLTENKAINYLLTARHRQENG; encoded by the coding sequence ATGGCAAGCAGCCCAGACACAGCGATCAACGGGACAATCGATCCGAAGGAGGCCGCGCATTTCGGCGCGATGGCTGCCGAGTGGTGGGATCCGAATGGCAGTAGCGCCATGCTGCACAAGCTGAACCCGGTGCGGTTGCGCTATATCCGGGAAGCCATCGACCGGCATTGGCCGGGAAAGGATCATTCTTTTCAGCCGCTTGCTGGCAAACGGGTGCTGGATGTGGGGTGCGGTGCGGGTCTGCTGGCGGAGCCGTTGGCACGCATGGGCGGGGCGGTGACGGCGCTGGATGCGGCCGAGGAAAATATCGCCGCGGCAATAGCCCATGCACAGCCGCAGGGTCTTTCCATCGACTATCGCGCGACTCCGGTGGAGCAATTGGCGGAGGGCGGATTCGATCTCGTCACCTCCATGGAAGTGATCGAGCATGTGGCCGATCCCGCCGTGTTTGTGGAAGCGGTGGCGGACAAGCTGGCGCCCGATGGCCTGATGATCCTTTCGACGCCCAATCGCACGCCCCTTTCCCGCGTCGCCATGATTACCATCGGCGAAAGCGTTGGCGGCATTCCCAAGGGCACGCATGACTGGAACAGGTTCCTCACGCCCGACGAGCTGACCGCGCTGCTGGAAGATGTCGGGCTGGAGGTGATCGATTCGAGCGGCCTCAGCTTCGATCCGCGTAAGGGCTTTGTGCTGACGGAGAACAAGGCGATCAACTATCTGCTGACCGCCCGTCACCGTCAGGAGAACGGCTGA
- a CDS encoding NfeD family protein has protein sequence MDMLAMLEDHWWWLIFAALLGIGEVLLPGVFLIWIAIAAAITGLAALALPIGVPLQFLIFALLCLIAVWGGRRWYAANPVSSEDPLLNDRTARLIGEVVTVVEAIDNGRGRVKVGDGVWSCRGPEAPAGARVRIVGADASVLQVELA, from the coding sequence ATGGATATGTTGGCGATGCTGGAGGACCATTGGTGGTGGCTGATCTTCGCCGCGCTGCTGGGTATCGGCGAGGTGCTGTTGCCCGGCGTGTTCCTGATCTGGATCGCAATCGCGGCGGCGATCACGGGGCTGGCGGCGCTGGCACTGCCGATCGGGGTGCCGTTGCAGTTCCTGATTTTCGCGCTGCTTTGCCTGATTGCGGTGTGGGGCGGACGGCGATGGTATGCGGCCAATCCAGTGTCGTCGGAAGACCCGTTGCTCAATGATCGCACCGCCCGGCTGATCGGAGAGGTCGTGACCGTGGTCGAAGCGATCGACAACGGGCGAGGGCGCGTGAAGGTGGGGGACGGCGTATGGTCGTGCCGTGGCCCGGAAGCGCCAGCGGGAGCGCGGGTAAGGATCGTCGGCGCGGACGCCTCCGTGCTTCAGGTGGAACTGGCCTGA
- a CDS encoding PHA/PHB synthase family protein: MAMDRLENIEPHMPSLEDMQQWTQVIGRAQQLMLEQAAGATGRHLPFDPQTVADVQSSFAKEGMALWQRFLDTGGMLRNQPVPAPEGSPAARKDRRFADPAWTSHPFYDLIRQSYLLVSDYLMRLTDAVDGVDPKQKARLRFAASGILDALAPSNFPLTNPTVVEKTLQSGGENLVKGLQHMLADMEKGQLTHTDGTAFEVGRNIAATPGKVIKETPLYQLIHYEPTTDKVLETPLIIFPPWINRFYILDLAPEKSFVKWAVEQGLSVFLVSWKSADASMKDLVWDDYILQGQVDAIDTVRDLLGVKHVHAIGYCVAGTTLAATLALLTARGEADKVASATFFTAQVDFSKAGDLCLFIDDEQLKLVDQLSAGGYLDGRYMAATFNLLRGRDLIWNYVVNNYLLGQDYPPFDLLYWNGDTTNLPARWHKEYLTRLYRDNLLIQPGAISIDGTPIDLSRIETPAYVQAGREDHIAPVESVWKIVGHLSGPVRFLLAGSGHIAGVINPPAAGKYQYWSCDTPQPTLDDFIAAATETKGSWWPDWIEWIRGHGEKNVTVRGARKPGGGKLKAIENAPGAYVKSR; encoded by the coding sequence ATGGCTATGGATAGACTCGAAAATATCGAACCTCATATGCCCAGCCTGGAGGACATGCAGCAATGGACACAGGTGATCGGCCGCGCACAGCAATTGATGCTGGAGCAGGCGGCGGGCGCGACCGGCCGCCATCTGCCCTTCGATCCGCAAACCGTCGCTGATGTCCAGAGCAGCTTCGCCAAGGAAGGGATGGCGCTGTGGCAGCGTTTCCTCGACACCGGCGGGATGCTGCGTAACCAGCCTGTCCCCGCGCCGGAGGGTAGCCCCGCCGCCCGCAAGGATCGCCGCTTCGCCGATCCGGCCTGGACCAGCCACCCCTTTTACGACCTCATCCGCCAGAGCTATCTCCTGGTGTCGGACTATCTGATGCGGCTGACCGATGCGGTGGACGGCGTCGACCCAAAGCAGAAGGCCAGGCTGCGTTTCGCCGCCAGCGGCATCCTTGACGCCCTTGCGCCCAGCAATTTCCCCCTGACCAACCCGACCGTGGTGGAAAAGACGTTGCAGAGCGGCGGTGAGAATCTGGTGAAAGGCCTCCAGCACATGCTGGCGGACATGGAAAAGGGCCAGCTCACCCACACCGACGGCACCGCGTTCGAGGTCGGCCGCAACATCGCCGCCACGCCCGGCAAGGTCATCAAGGAAACGCCCCTTTACCAGCTCATCCATTATGAGCCGACGACGGACAAGGTGTTGGAAACGCCCCTCATCATCTTCCCGCCGTGGATCAATCGTTTCTACATCCTCGACCTCGCGCCGGAAAAAAGCTTCGTCAAATGGGCGGTGGAGCAGGGGCTCAGCGTGTTTCTGGTCTCGTGGAAATCCGCTGACGCTTCCATGAAGGATCTCGTCTGGGACGATTATATCCTGCAAGGGCAGGTCGACGCGATCGACACGGTGCGCGACCTTCTCGGCGTGAAGCATGTCCACGCCATCGGCTATTGCGTCGCGGGCACGACGCTGGCGGCCACGCTGGCCCTGCTCACCGCGCGCGGCGAAGCGGACAAGGTCGCCAGCGCCACCTTCTTCACCGCGCAGGTCGATTTCAGCAAGGCGGGCGACCTCTGCCTCTTCATCGACGATGAGCAATTGAAGCTGGTGGATCAGCTTTCGGCGGGCGGCTATCTGGACGGGCGCTACATGGCCGCGACCTTCAATCTTCTGCGCGGGCGCGACCTCATCTGGAACTATGTCGTCAACAATTACCTGCTGGGACAGGATTATCCGCCCTTCGACCTGCTCTACTGGAATGGCGACACCACCAACCTGCCCGCACGCTGGCACAAGGAATATCTGACGCGGCTCTATCGCGACAATCTGCTGATCCAGCCCGGCGCGATCAGCATCGACGGCACGCCGATCGATCTTAGCCGGATCGAAACGCCCGCTTATGTTCAGGCGGGGCGCGAAGATCATATCGCGCCGGTGGAAAGCGTGTGGAAGATAGTGGGGCATCTGTCCGGCCCCGTGCGCTTCCTGCTCGCGGGTTCGGGTCATATTGCGGGCGTCATCAATCCGCCGGCCGCCGGTAAATATCAATATTGGTCCTGTGACACGCCACAGCCGACGCTGGACGATTTCATCGCCGCCGCTACGGAAACCAAGGGAAGCTGGTGGCCGGACTGGATCGAATGGATTCGCGGCCATGGCGAAAAAAATGTGACCGTGCGGGGCGCGCGCAAGCCCGGCGGGGGCAAGCTCAAGGCCATCGAAAACGCACCCGGAGCCTATGTAAAGTCCCGATAG
- a CDS encoding SPFH domain-containing protein, which produces MVTTFALTVTLLVLFYLAASIKVVRQGYQYTIERFGRFTEVAKPGLNFYPAFFYAVGRKINMMEQVVDIPGQEIITKDNAMVSVDGVVFFQVLDAAKAAYEVSELYVAIMQLATTNLRTVMGSMDLDETLSKRDEINARLLSVVDHATNAWGIKITRVELKDIRPPADIVNAMGRQMKAEREKRALILESEGLRASEILKAEGQKQSQILEAEGRREAAFRDAEAREREAEAEAKATQMVSDAIANGNAQAINYFIAQKYVEAVGQFATSPNAKTILFPVEATQLIGTLGGIGELARDALGGDRTPPPPPPPAPRRGPFE; this is translated from the coding sequence ATGGTGACGACATTCGCGCTCACGGTAACCTTGCTGGTGCTGTTCTATCTGGCGGCCAGTATCAAGGTAGTGCGGCAGGGCTATCAATATACGATCGAACGCTTTGGCCGTTTCACCGAGGTGGCGAAGCCCGGTCTTAATTTCTATCCCGCCTTCTTTTACGCTGTCGGTCGCAAGATCAACATGATGGAGCAGGTCGTCGACATTCCAGGGCAGGAGATCATCACCAAGGATAACGCCATGGTGTCGGTTGACGGGGTGGTGTTCTTTCAGGTGCTGGACGCGGCCAAGGCAGCCTATGAAGTGTCCGAACTCTATGTCGCGATCATGCAGCTTGCGACGACCAATTTGCGGACCGTCATGGGGTCGATGGACCTGGATGAGACCCTCTCCAAACGTGACGAGATCAATGCGCGGCTGCTGTCCGTGGTCGATCATGCGACTAACGCCTGGGGCATCAAGATCACCCGAGTGGAACTCAAGGACATTCGCCCCCCCGCCGATATCGTCAACGCCATGGGCCGGCAGATGAAGGCCGAGCGCGAGAAGCGCGCCCTCATCCTGGAATCGGAAGGCTTGCGCGCGTCGGAGATCCTGAAAGCGGAGGGACAGAAGCAAAGCCAGATCCTTGAGGCCGAAGGCCGCCGCGAAGCCGCTTTCCGCGATGCCGAGGCCCGCGAGCGCGAGGCCGAAGCGGAGGCCAAGGCGACGCAGATGGTGTCCGACGCCATCGCCAATGGCAACGCACAGGCAATCAACTATTTCATCGCCCAGAAATATGTGGAAGCGGTCGGCCAGTTCGCCACGTCACCCAATGCCAAGACGATCCTGTTCCCGGTCGAAGCCACGCAGCTGATCGGAACGCTGGGCGGAATCGGCGAACTGGCGCGCGACGCGCTGGGCGGTGACAGGACGCCCCCTCCGCCGCCTCCGCCCGCGCCGCGTCGCGGGCCGTTCGAATAA
- a CDS encoding DUF2061 domain-containing protein, which translates to MLLFRGKESNPRSLMKAISWRTLGSIDTFVLGLLFTHDVKAAGAIASTEVVTKILLYYFHERAWAQVGWGLPKAEPEEDKGDVLPQQDSVPT; encoded by the coding sequence ATGCTGTTGTTTCGCGGCAAGGAGTCCAATCCCCGATCGCTGATGAAAGCGATAAGCTGGCGCACACTGGGCAGCATCGACACTTTTGTGCTGGGCCTTCTCTTCACGCACGACGTGAAGGCGGCTGGCGCGATCGCGTCGACCGAGGTGGTCACCAAGATCCTGCTTTATTATTTCCACGAACGCGCATGGGCCCAGGTTGGCTGGGGCCTGCCAAAGGCGGAGCCGGAGGAAGATAAGGGGGACGTGCTGCCCCAACAGGACAGCGTACCCACATGA